Part of the Brassica oleracea var. oleracea cultivar TO1000 chromosome C8, BOL, whole genome shotgun sequence genome is shown below.
AAAAACCTGGAACATAACTCCAAAAGTTTAACGTCAAAACGCAAAGTACCAACTCATTGACCATATTAAGTTTTGTAGCATTCAAAACTAACACTACTGAAAAATATATATAATGAAAGCTCAAAATCTTATTATAGCGATTCATGTTCTAAACTCCTAAAGCAAGCAAAGGAAAAAAAGAAAACAGAAGCATCACAAAACATTATTAAGAGTCAAATCTCTTCACTCCTTCAGTATCAGTGTTGAGCAAAAGAAACTCTCCTAATGAGAGAGACAGAGAGATAGATAAACTGTGTCTGTGAACATGTTCATTACAAAGTACGCAAACAACACACACTGAAGCTAAGAACACTCTCGCCAGCTAGTAGCTGAACCCCACTTGTTGCTGCTGTGGCGGTTGCTGCCCCACCTGTGGTGGCTGCTGATACCCACCAGGGTAGCCTCCGTAGTACGCATTAGGATCTTGCGGCATGGAGTACCCATAATGCTCCTGACCTTGTCCATATCCACCGTAATAGTACTGACTCGGATCAGCCGCCTGGAGAATCGAAACACACAAAAACATAAGGGTCCATTGACCAAAGCAACGCAGTAAGATAAGCGAGAGAAGTGACTAGAAACGTATGCAAAGGGGAATCATCAATCACCTGTTTAGATGAAGGACTTCGTCCCCATGATAGCCTAACGGTTGTTCCTCCCAACTGCGTTCCATTCAACATTCGAATTGCTTCCTCTGCGCAGCTTCTGATAATCACAAGACACGTGATTAAACTGTTAGGTTGATACTCCAAAGCTTGTTATATTATAGGCTCAAAATGTGAAGAGTTTCCAGCAACAACAGTGCACTTACTTCTCAGAAAACTGAACGAATCCACAGCGCTTTCCGGCAGGTATTTTCACATGAACTATCTCGCCATATTGGCTAAAGACATTCTTCAGATGATCATCCGTGATAGTGGGATCTAATCCACCAACAAAAACCTGCATATAATTTATAACTTGTCAGAGATTACCACCTTGGACGATAAGCCAAGCGGGACACATATATATAGTAGGAGAATATATATAACCCACAGTGGTGTTATTTGGATCATTATCAGTTGGAACCCCTGAAGCAGCACTCTGGTATGAATCTGCATTTACAGGTATATCAGAACGGAGTAAGTATCAGTAAATTTCACATGCAATATGGCTCAAACTCCAAAAGGAGAAATAGTATTCTCTGTCTGTTGACAACAAAATTGCAAAAACAAATGAATAGGAAGTTAACGGCAATCAAGTATTGTCAATACGTATAGGAGGAGCTTGCCATTTGCGAGCAATACGAATGGATATGAGTCACAACCACACGAGATGAGCAATCAGATCAATGACAATCACAATTGCTTCACATTTCTCCCAAGGCTTTTCGGCAGCTAATATAGGGTAGGTGAAGATGCTAACTAAAAAGGTAGTAGAACATATATATTTTGGACAACCTAAAGAGGGATAATAATAGCCACTACTTAAGAAATTTGTAACAATGTAGCTAGGAGCTACAGAGACTGCCACATCCACGACCATTTTGAAAATAGTCAAACGAAATCTTTCTCACATAAATGCTAAAACGACGCGAACTTCTAACATCTAGACTCCGGAAGCAGTAGAAAGGAGTTTGATGTACAAAACAAAAGTATAGATTAAGTGAATAAGTACTTTAAGTAAAGCGGAATGAAATAAAAAAAAAAAGAAAAGTAGATACATAAGAATTGACTTGTAAAGTAACTGGAAGAAATGTTGTATTGAAAAGACAAGTGGCTGAAGTAAAGGAAAGGGCTAATAGAGGACAACACATGAACTTTAAAACTGACCTAAGCATGGGGCATTCAATCAGTTCCAGGCCTCAAGATGATTAGAGAGCCTCTTGACTCCCCTGCTTTGACACAAACTGGATACAAAAAGTGTGCTTATAAGATTTCTATCCATTTTAGCTTTAACATAATTTTACTGTGGCCTGAGCGGTAAATACAGAATGTGACTTCAGAAAACTAGGCTTGGCTAAACTGAAGGAAACCTAGTCACATAGATACTAAAACCACAACAAAACAAAAACAAATCATAGGAATGGAAGAGCAAAGCAGTTCTAAAATAACATATATCATTCAAATCTAGGCATACCTCTTTGACCAGACACACCTTTTTTACTAGCAGCTGGCCCAATCCTCATAGGCCTACTCGAACAAGGAACACCGTTCATCTCGCTCATGGCACGAATCTGCTCACTCTCATCAGAAAACCTAACGAAACCGTATCCCTTCGTACGCCCAGTGGCTCTGTCGATAACAACCTTCGCACCTTTAACCGAAGGATACGAGGCTTTGAACGTCTCTAGCAAGACGTAGTCCGTAACATCAGCGGCGAGATCACCAACGAAGATAGTGTAATCAGGCGAGTCGTCACGTTTGTCTCCTGAGCCCAACGAGGCCCAGTTTAATCTGAAGAGGTGGTCAGGAAGGCCAGGGATGGGAGTGTTGTTGTATGTTTGCAAAGCTCGTTCAGCAGCAGCGTGAGATACAAACTCGATGAAACCGTAGCCTTCAACTTGAGAGGTTTGCTTGTTCCGGATTACTTTAACAGAAAGAACCTGCGAAAATAACTGACAGTGTTAAACAAAACATGTCCCAAAACTCGTTAACTCACTGTCACAAAGACAGTAAAGTTGTTGAATTTGATCCTTATATTCGTAAAATTCCAATCTTTCAGACAGAACACGAACAGTGATGACAAACACGAAACTCATTTAACTCACTGTCACAAGACATTAAAGTTGTCGAATTTAATTCTCAATATCACTAAAGATCAAACCTTTCAGACAGAAAACGAACGGTTATGAAGACACTAAACTTGACAGGACACAAAACTCATTAGCTCACGGTCACAAAGACATCAAATTTGTTCGGATTTGATCTTCATGTCCGTAAAAAATCAATCTTTTAAACAGAAAACGAACAGTGACGAAGACATTAAAACTTGACAAGACACAAAACTCATTAGCTCATTGACACAAGACATTGAATTTGTTCGATTTCGATCGCGATGTCCGTAAAAATCCAATTTTTTCAGACATAACACGAACAGTGATGAAGGCATTAAAGTTGCCAGGCCACAAAACTCATTAAATTTGTTCGATTCTGATCGCGATGTCTGGTAAAAATCCAATCTTTCAGACAGAACACGAGAAGAGAGGGTGTTTTATTACCTCTCCGGTGTGAGCAAAACAACTGTAGAGGAAATTCTCATCCATCCAGAACTGTAAGTCACCGATCCAAAGAGTACGGATCTCGTCGGCGGTCATAGGCTGGCTTGGTGGGGCCGCTTGTGGATTCCACATCTGTGGTGGAGCAGCTCCAGGCATGGCGTAAGGAGGCGGTTGCTGGTAACCGTAGTGCTGTTGAGCAGACGGAGGAGGAACGTGGTGCGGAAGGAGACCTCCGGGTGGTGGGTGCTGCATCATGATCGGAGGAGGATAAAAGATAAGATTTGGGAGAACTCGGATTCTTTTAGACCGTACGAAACTGTGATGATGAAGAAGAAGATAACAACAATGTGCTTTGATTTGGATATGGTTTTAAAATATATTATTACGCTTATCTGCATCGGATCCGTGGCGCAATGGTAGCGCGTCTGACTCCAGATCAGAAGGTTGCGTGTTCGATTCACGTCGGGTTCAAAACCCCGGTTTAAACATGGTCCTAACTTTTTTTGTAAAGCTAAAATCGTTTTTAGATTCAACACAACAACGGCTGATCTGAGTTTTTTAAATATTATACATACGAGCGCTGTATATCTGGTGTTCTGGTCCAAGAAAACCGTTGGAATAGATTTTTAATTTAATAAATCCAGTGTGAACCGGTATAAACCTTAGGTCTCTCCACCGTCGGTTCCATAAAACATCATTAACCTTACTAATTAATGGCGTCTCTCAATGACGACTGGCTACAAGCACATGGGACTGGTCTTAACTTCTCAATAAAAATATTGTGGTTGAGACTAATAGCTTGCCTCTATGAACATTTTTTTTTTATCACATAACACCATGCCCGGCTTAAAGTTTTCATGGACCCTATTCAAACTATGAAAATGGATCCTGATTAACTATGTAGTTTCATATTTTGTTGTACATTTTATTTAAATTAGACTCTTAGTTGTGAATTAAATGTGTTATAAAAATTGGACCTCGTGTATATGCACCTTGGGCAAGAACTAACATATAACCTTGGGCACATGGCAATAACCGCCACTGTAATTTGATTGTCAAAATAGTATTTGGATGACCTAGACAGTCCAAAGAAACTAGTTGAGAATATTTGTCAAATAACAAATTTGCTAATGGAAAAAATGTAGTCATAAGATAAGAAGTTTGAAACGTAACACAAACATATATATACTCACTCCTAATTGCTCCTTACACCTTAAATCATATTGAGAAATCTTTCTTTAAAACAAAACCTAACCTTCTTTTTGCCTCGTCAAAACCTGGAACCGGAAGTAAGCTCGGAACATAGTAGCAACCAGAACCAGTAATTAAAAGATCCATAGATAGATTTTCAACGTTTTGGCACTGATCATCATCCTTGTCCGCAATGTAAACTTTAATATACGTTATGCCACGAATAGATATCACAAGCTTACCGTTATTCTCAACGAAGTAACTTGGATATTTAGGAAACATCGATGATTCAGGTATTGAAACTGTCATAAGCTTACTCCAATGCTTCTTCATCACCCATAAATATATCTTACCCGTTACGCGGGATTCATGTAACAAAGAAAGTTTATCTCCTCTGAAAACTCCCAAGGAAAGAGAGTTTTCCAACTTAGATGATCCAATGGCTGAAGGAGGGAGAAACAAGGTCTCAAATCTCTCTTTAGAGAAATCAAAACTCTCTATTGTCTTGCATGTTTTACCTTTTACATAACCTATCCAATAAGGTGTTCCTCTCAAACAAACGCTTGACTCTGGCCATTCTAAGAACCCATCAAAGTTGTTATCAACAACCTTCCAATAATCAGATTTTAATTTGTATACTTTGATACTTGAATCTTTAGACTTGCCACAACGAAACCTAACCATCTTATAATCATTATCACATGGTGGTCGGTTACTACTAACGTATCCAAGACCATAAGCATCTAAAGAATGGTCCATCTTGCCATATTTGATCCATCTTCCTTGTTTCAACAACGGATTCAAAACCAATAGCTTGCTTCTCATGACATATAGCAATAGACCATCACAATGATACATGTTCATCACCAATAAACTCGAAGATTGAAGAGGTTCAAAAGCATGCATATTCAAACGGGGTTCGTTGAGTTCGTCAAATTCTATGCCTACACAAGAAACTGTTGAACCCGATGAATGAGAAGCTAGGGTAACGTCGTTGAAGACTGTGAATTGTTTCTCACGGCCACGCATGTTAAACAAGTGCTTGTTGATGAATCTCGGCTCAGAGATTAGGGTTTCCCACTGCTTGCAAGTGCATCTGAATCGTTTAAGAGATTTAGATGGAACCCACGAGAGTATCTCCTCCACCAAATCAAACGAAAGTTCCATAGCCATCGTCTGATTATGACCTTTTGATTGTTGATTTTAATCATCAACCTGATGTGCCTTAATAGCCACGAAGAACTTAATCCTGAATGCTGAAGTCCATTTTGTCAGATTAAGGCCCAATATAAATCCACGTATATTTCTACTTTCTTACTAAGTAGATTAAATAAATTAAAAATTGGGCAAATCACCAAAATAGCACATTTCTAAGTTTATATCACAAAAATAACACTCAAAAACTAAAATGGCCAAAATAGCACCTTTCTAAGTTTATCCTTTGAAAATTTTAATTTTTTTTATTTTTCAAAATTTGAAATCTTATCCCCAAAACCTCATTTCTCAACTCTAAACTCTAAACCCTAAACTCTAAACCCTAAACCCTAAACTCTAAACCCTAAACCCTAAACCCTAAATCCTAAACCCCACCCTTTAACTTTAAACCCTAAGTTTGTGACTTTTGATAAAACATTAAGTGCTATTTTGGTGATTTTTGACCTTGAGTGCTAGTTTGAGAACAAAAACTTGATTTAGTGCTATTTTTGTCTTTTTCTCTTAAAAATTACCGACATAAGAGTTTAATGATAAATCAATGCCAAAATATTTAATTTAGATTTCAATTAGTGGAAAACAAATAAAGGTTCGGTATAATTTTGTGGCAATCACCGTAGCTTACTGGTTAAAGTTTAAAAATTTTTACATCTAGATTTGGGTTCGAATCACAGACTATGAAATTTCTTGCAAATTATATGAAATCTAGGAGGTTTACAAGAAATCTTCAACATGGTGCAAGTAAATCTGGTCAGAAATTAATTTTCATATGACGGTTTAGAATAGTATTGTCGGTTGTCGAATCGTCTATGTAATATTTTTTATAATTGTAATGTCATAATAATCATCGTTATAATAAAAGAAAACAAATAAAGATGAATTATCATACTTCAAATTTGATGCCATTTATGTTAACTCTTTTTGTCGGATTACAAACATATGGATCTCATTATATTCCTCGCATTTCTTTGTAAATGAAAATAATTCATTCTTCAATTCAGATGTGGAAAGGATTGAATACTAATTTATATACTTTTACTTATTCCTTTTCTCAATTGAATTTTTATTCACTATTTTATTTATTTTTCCGTTCAATTAATTTGTCACCAAATGAAACCATAATCACATATAACTATTTTATAAACATTTTGTCTATGATGATGAATTGATGATACGTTTATCTATCGATCTATCTATATATATAAAGAAGGGTTTCCTTCACTTTTAAGCCATCCACATCAGATTCTATGTCACTAATTCGAAGTCTGTAGTGACGACACGTGTCACGGTCAATCAAAAATCAATGTTTTATTAATCCTTGAGTTTAATGGGTTTTACGTGTTTACTACGGTCCAAATACATTTTCTCTAAAAAAACTGTATATGAAACTTAGGAAAAGTGGCCGTCAAGCAACAATTCCCGTTCAGTCAACTGTCAATAGAAATTTAACGGTTTCACCGGTGACGAACGATTTCGATCAATGTTAGTTGGAAGCCGAATAGACTTCTTTAATCTGGCACGTTACGGAAATTAACTTGGTACATGCATCTTCATTAACATTCACATTAATACCTACTCACTATTTCTCACACGATTTCACATTCAATGAATCCCTTCATTAATTCCTTTGTGTTAATCATCCATTATAAATATGAAAGTTTTCTTCCAACAAAATCATTAGTTCATTTCTCTTAATAAACAACACAAAAAGGTGATAAAAAAAAAGATTTGTTAAGCCCATGATTGTACTTAACGGATTATGATAGAAAAGTGATAAGAAACAGAAAAAATGAGATGAGAAACAGAATAAACAGAGAAGAAGAGAAAATAGGAAGACGATAGAAGAGGGGAGATAACTTTTTTTAATGAACCTTTTTTTAAAAGATCTATTTATCTTTAGCTCATAATAATTTCAACATCTTGGTGTTGATTTTTCATTACTGTGGCTCCCTGAAAGGTTGTTGGCCCTGATCTCAAGGATACAACAGTTAGTGCATACACTTATGAATATAGAATCCTGTGTGAGTATGCATGATTGTGATTTGTGAGTATATTTCAGTTACATTTTTTCCATACCGACTACTGGACTGTGAATTCTATTTATGGGTGCTTCTGTGTGTCCAAAATTGGTTGAGTTTTGATATATACATAGAATGCATTTTTCTTATTATACTTCTAAGTTTGGAGTATGCATATATAACAATAAAACGAGGACGGTGGACGAATGAGCTGAGTGTGGAATACTAAACATGTTCTTATATGAAATTAAAGCGTTGTAGTTGTCCAAACACTAATTATACCTTATTTAGAACACTCACTTCCCATAACATATATACTCTGTTCTCGACAAATGACACTTGCTAACCTAAGTAAAAAAAATCACAGCTTTGACACATTCAGAAGAAAATTCGTCAAATAGCTTAAAAACAATAGAACAATACGATATGAAAAACAATAGTTTCAAATATATATATATATATATATATATATATATATAAATAATGTTTCATTTGACATTAACCTAAAATAATATTTTAGCACATAATTAATAATATAATATCAAAGACATAAATTTTAAAAATATTCATAAGAAAAAATATAATCTAATATTTTTGTATTAAAAATTATTTTACTTATTATCAAAATAATTATAATTACAGTAGAATAAACAAAGAAAATATGTAAAACTATTATGTATTCATGAACATTTTAATATTAAGATGATCATGATCTATAAAAAGAATAACAAAACATATGCAATAAAAGTTAATATCACCTTAAATTTTAAGTAAGCTAAACATTTTGAAATACTCTTTAACTGATATATTTATGTATTTTTGGTTACTAATACGCCCATAGCGGGAATATATATATAGAGAGAGAGAGAAATTATGCTAATAGTAAAAATTAGTTTTTTTGTTAATTTTAAATTAAGAAAATAGTATATCTCATATACATCTCTTACAAATGTAAACCTAAAACACAAACCACAAATCATATAAAAAATAATAATTTTGATTACAAGTAAAGTATATCCCGTCCGTAGAGCGGGCCAACCCTAATAGAATAAAATATTTTTTACGTCAACTATTTTGTCTATATATGATATGATGAGATACATACAAAAAACTACTATAACCTGTAATACTTTGTGAAGCATGAATTAAGAACCTAACATAATTTTGTTTTTTAAATTTGATAACAGTTTTTGATGAATCTACGGAAAAGCAGCTTCCTCGATCCTCATAAATTGAGCAAATTTTGAAAATAAATAAAAGAATACTCTAAGAAAACGAGCATTTTCATTTTTTTCTCTCTTACATGCTGGAGAAACCGTGCGAAAATATTTTATTCACCGGAAAGGTACTTATAACTTAGAAGATCCGGACTTACATGCTGGAGAAACCGTGTGAAAATATTTTATTCAGCGGAAAGGTACTTATAACTTAGAAGATCCGGAGTTTGTTGACAAAAAAAAAAATCTGGAGTTTATATTTATTTATTCAGATTGGTTGTTTAAAACAATTTTAGGCCAAATGTGTAATTGAATATCCATCAACCTTCTAGGCCGTGTATGAAAAAAACAAGTCTTTGTCTTTTCTTGAGGAGACAACTTTCGAATCATTGACCAATTTCAGACTTGAAGGACCGACCAGTTTTTCAAAATTTTCTTCATATCAAAATAGTATAATATTTTCCCTTTGTACCACATATCCTATGCTTGTCAAAATCAATACTGGATATGGTATGGTTAAAATTAGGAAAATTTAGCAAAATAATTTTGATTACAATACAAATTTGATATGGGAATTTGTTATTCTTTCAACATTTATTAATCAGAATTATTCTTAATACAGAACCATATAGAAAAAACTAAACTTATGAATGAAATCTCTCATACGACAGGGAATAAATGTGTCAAAAACGTCTAACTGACAAGTGCCATTCATACATACGTAAAAAGAAGCTCGTTAAAAAAAGAAGTAAAATCTTCCTAATCTAGTTTGCCCTAAATTTAATGCATGGATGGCCCAGTGTCAGGCTTGGAAGGTTAGAAAATTTATCTAGGGTAAGAACGATAATGTGTCCGTTCGTTCACTAAGTGAGCCGACACATAAAGTTTTGATAGTGATGAGACCATTCACTATAACTTTCATCGTTTTATTTTATATACATACTTTCGCCATATTGATCCATTTATATCTTAGTTAAGTACCGTATCTAAGTAAGTATTATGACCGTTTCTGTTTATAAGAGTGTTATGATGGGTTTTAAAAGTATATTCTATGTTTTTATATGCTCCCCCTCCCCAAAGAAATGATATATGTTCTTTCATCGAAGTTAATGTTATTCACCGTACTACTGGTAGCCCCAACAAATTTGGGTGGAATTTAATTGACCAGCTCACACGACTGACAATTTCATTCACATTTGATAGGTCTGCGTCAGCTTACCAATTTCTTTTTGGTACCTAAAGAAAAATTTATAGTTGAATTTAGTTGAAAAAAGAATCTAAATATTAATTCTCTTTTGACTAGACTATACACACATTACATATCTACAATGCTTTTAATAATAAAAGCAAAAACGCCATTCCAAAATCCTAATCCACATATTTAATACAATGTAATAGCATTAAATTTTCATATTAATACTGTTACACAAGTACAAACACATGAACCAACCGAAATGCATATGATAATATATGGTTTAACATCATCAGACACAAAAGCATCTTTGGAATATATATTGAAAATGATAGCAACAAACCACACTATTAATACAAAAGCATAACATATCACAAACCTGACCCGTTCCAGCTCGAATGTATCCATCAAGTCCTTGACTGGATCCGAGCTTTGAGAGAATTCTTCATCACGACGGTAAACGCGTAAGTCTCGGTTGGGTCGGGTGGAGAATCCGGAAGCGGGATCCATTTAAACGAATGGACCATCCTAGCAAGCATCAAGTTAATGTGTAGAATCCCCAATGACCAAGCCGGACAGATCCGACGACCCGCACCAAAAGGCAACATTGTTACACCACGTGTCCCGGTCCAGTCAGCATTAACACCATCTCCACCGGCTAAAAACCTCTCGGGTCGAAACTTACCCGGATCCGACCATATCTCCGGGTTCTCTGTAACCCAAGCAGTGTAAAACTCCACATAAGCCCCTGCCGGAATATCATACCCGCCAAGCTCCGTATCTTTCACGGCGGCGTGAGAGAGAAGAAAATGTCCCGGAGGATGTCTACGGAGAGTCTCTTTCACTATTGCCTCCAAGTAAGGCATCTTCGCCACGTCGTCCTCTTCAACGACGCCGTTTTCGCCAACAACTCCAACAACTTCCTCGTACAGCTTTTCTTGAATGTTTTGGTCGGTCACTAGATGAAGTAACGCCCATTCAAGCGTAGTTGCACTTGTGTCCGTACCGGCCGAGACAATCTCCGAACACAAAGTCACTATCTCTTCATCTCTTAGCTCACCGCATCTCTCCACCGCCTTCAAACTAAACAAAGAATCCACATAAGCTGCACCAATGGGACTCACCATCTCTTCGTTAGCACTCTCCTTAGCGTCAACAAAGGCACGACGGTTTTTTATCAATGGCACGAGACACTCGAGCTGCGTCTTCCTTAGCTCTCTCGCTTCTCTAACCTGACGCCGAAATAACGGAGTGAAAACCGGTAAAAAGTCTGGTAACTTCGGAGAAGTTATAAGCATGACGTCCTTAAGAACATTCTCTATGTTCTTGATCTTTTGCTCGCTGATCTTGGCTCCGAAACAAAGACATATCAAGATGCTACAGATCGTTAGCCTACACTGACTCATAACCTCGACGAAACCTTTCTCAACACTATCCGTTTGAATCCTCTTCATATGATTTTCCATAGCCCACGTCCTTATCCACGAGCACTGCTTAACTCTCGTCGGGGTCACAAGCTCTGTCACAAAGTTCCTCCTCAGAGTCCGCCACAAAGATCCGTACTCAGCCGAGTTGATAGCGCATTTTCCGACGCTAAAAATGAGGCGGATCGGCGAGTCCGGTGGGCGGGAAGCGAACGTAGGGCCGCGTTGGACTAGAGCTTCGTGGATGAGTTTCTCGTCCGTGACAATAATCATCGTACGTTGTCCCATTTGCATGGTGAATATTGGACCGTACTTTTTACGTAAGTCACGCATTATGAAGACGAAATGTCGACCTTGGAATATGACTTGGAGTAGGTTTCCGACTAGTGGCAAACCTTTTGGTCCCGGCGGGATGTTCATGCGACATTGGCTGCTTCGGGAGGAGGAGTAGCGGCGCCACCATAGGTTGAGAAAATAGAGAGCAAACAAGAAAATGATAACATCAGTAAGATCCATATTTGTTTATTATCTGAGAGAGAGTGATGGAGATAAGTGAATAAGAATGATAGATGGAGTAGTTTAGGGAAGGTGTTTGATTGAATAGAGAGTAAACTAGGGCTCTTTTTATAGAGAAAGTATACATATCTATGTGTGATGAAGTGATGCCATATGCCACATGAACCTTAGGAGTAGTTGGTCTCACCAACCATCTTTGTGCATTTACTTCCTTTTTTTTTTTTTTTTTTTGATCAACGTGCATTTACTTCCTATTCTATATAATTGGTAAATTCATCAAGTTTATAACTAGCTTTACGCCTTTAACCTAATTAATAAATAAGATATACTTATATGATAAAGATTTATGCATCCCCCTAATTAATGCTGGCAAACAAAAATAGAGATGACTAGTCCTCTATGGACATATATACCTTAAAAATATATCACTATAGATAAATAACACTGTTTTACTGCTAATATTTATATGACAACCCGCCCCGTGGGACCCAGGCTGACAGCGCTGCAGCGCACCGACCCCAACCCCTCCATTATGGGAACGACCTGCCCCATAATTAGGTTGTTGGTGAGATTCGAACCCCCGACCTCACCCTTTAACAGCCTTCCCACAAGACAAGCTGTCACCAATTGAACTGCAGATCAATTGGTGACAGCTTGTCTTGTGGGAAGGCTGTTAAAGGGTGAGGTCGGGGGTTCGAATCTCACCAACAACCTAATTATGGGGCAGGTAGTTCCCATAATGGAGGGGTTGGGGTCGGTGCGCTGCAGCGCTGTCAGCCTGGGTCCCACGGGGCGGGTTGTCATATAAATATTAGCAGTAAAACAGTGTTATTTATCTATAGTGATATATTTTTAAGGTATATATGTCCATAGAGGACTAGTCATCTCTATTTTTGTTTGCCAGCATTAATTAGGGGGATGCATAAATCTTTATCATATAAGTATATCAATTTGCAAACCTCGACCTTGACTTTATTCGTTAAAATTTTGTTGTTTAGTTTTTTGGGTTTAGCTAATTTGAGGAGCCGGAAAACGTTTGTTGATATATTTAAATGTGTATTTAACGAAGAGAATTAATTGCAAAGAAGGATTTTCGAAGTTACAAATTATATAGATACACTGTTTTATCCGCTCTGGCATTTTCACACAAATTAAAAGGGGGTGGGGGTGGGGGAGAAATTAGTTGCAAGATTAATTCTATTATTAACTACGAATCGAATGCTCACAATTTAATATGTTACTCCAACAAATGTTCAAAACTTCTACCATATTCCAACATAAGTAAAATCTTTTAATCCGTATTACAGGACCTGCCCTGTGTTAGTACCTAGACAGTAAGCCTCTGAGTATTTATTACTCTCCGTATAATTAAATAGAGATTGGTGGAAGTTAGTTGGCCAAGTGTTAATGCCTTTATTGGGTCAATTAATTTTAACCTATTCTTTTTTTCACCTCATTTCTCAAAGATAGCATAGCTCTACGTCTTTCTAATATATACACATCTCTTTTTAGACTGCTTATAGTTTACACGTATATCAAAACTAATGTTTGTCGTCCGCAGGTACGTGGCATTCGATATGTTTTCCAAATTTACAATGATTCATCTTGAGAAAACCAATTCATGTGAAGAACACATTCTTAATGACTATGCCTATGTTCATAATTATGCCACAAGTTCACATGAGGATATGAGATCTGCTTATAAATAGGCAATGATGTAAGCTGTCTTCTTGATTGACCACTAGTTATAAGTTATAAGTTATAACAAAGGAAAAGTTATAACAAAGGAAATGAACAAGATGAAAGGAAACACATACTGATATATTTATTGGGCCTTGTAT
Proteins encoded:
- the LOC106312534 gene encoding polyadenylate-binding protein RBP45B isoform X2, with protein sequence MMQHPPPGGLLPHHVPPPSAQQHYGYQQPPPYAMPGAAPPQMWNPQAAPPSQPMTADEIRTLWIGDLQFWMDENFLYSCFAHTGEVLSVKVIRNKQTSQVEGYGFIEFVSHAAAERALQTYNNTPIPGLPDHLFRLNWASLGSGDKRDDSPDYTIFVGDLAADVTDYVLLETFKASYPSVKGAKVVIDRATGRTKGYGFVRFSDESEQIRAMSEMNGVPCSSRPMRIGPAASKKDSYQSAASGVPTDNDPNNTTVFVGGLDPTITDDHLKNVFSQYGEIVHVKIPAGKRCGFVQFSEKSCAEEAIRMLNGTQLGGTTVRLSWGRSPSSKQAADPSQYYYGGYGQGQEHYGYSMPQDPNAYYGGYPGGYQQPPQVGQQPPQQQQVGFSY
- the LOC106312534 gene encoding polyadenylate-binding protein RBP45B isoform X1, with the protein product MMQHPPPGGLLPHHVPPPSAQQHYGYQQPPPYAMPGAAPPQMWNPQAAPPSQPMTADEIRTLWIGDLQFWMDENFLYSCFAHTGEVLSVKVIRNKQTSQVEGYGFIEFVSHAAAERALQTYNNTPIPGLPDHLFRLNWASLGSGDKRDDSPDYTIFVGDLAADVTDYVLLETFKASYPSVKGAKVVIDRATGRTKGYGFVRFSDESEQIRAMSEMNGVPCSSRPMRIGPAASKKGVSGQRDSYQSAASGVPTDNDPNNTTVFVGGLDPTITDDHLKNVFSQYGEIVHVKIPAGKRCGFVQFSEKSCAEEAIRMLNGTQLGGTTVRLSWGRSPSSKQAADPSQYYYGGYGQGQEHYGYSMPQDPNAYYGGYPGGYQQPPQVGQQPPQQQQVGFSY
- the LOC106309360 gene encoding putative F-box/LRR-repeat/kelch-repeat protein At1g11620, whose amino-acid sequence is MELSFDLVEEILSWVPSKSLKRFRCTCKQWETLISEPRFINKHLFNMRGREKQFTVFNDVTLASHSSGSTVSCVGIEFDELNEPRLNMHAFEPLQSSSLLVMNMYHCDGLLLYVMRSKLLVLNPLLKQGRWIKYGKMDHSLDAYGLGYVSSNRPPCDNDYKMVRFRCGKSKDSSIKVYKLKSDYWKVVDNNFDGFLEWPESSVCLRGTPYWIGYVKGKTCKTIESFDFSKERFETLFLPPSAIGSSKLENSLSLGVFRGDKLSLLHESRVTGKIYLWVMKKHWSKLMTVSIPESSMFPKYPSYFVENNGKLVISIRGITYIKVYIADKDDDQCQNVENLSMDLLITGSGCYYVPSLLPVPGFDEAKRRLGFVLKKDFSI
- the LOC106307830 gene encoding cytochrome P450 77A3; this encodes MDLTDVIIFLFALYFLNLWWRRYSSSRSSQCRMNIPPGPKGLPLVGNLLQVIFQGRHFVFIMRDLRKKYGPIFTMQMGQRTMIIVTDEKLIHEALVQRGPTFASRPPDSPIRLIFSVGKCAINSAEYGSLWRTLRRNFVTELVTPTRVKQCSWIRTWAMENHMKRIQTDSVEKGFVEVMSQCRLTICSILICLCFGAKISEQKIKNIENVLKDVMLITSPKLPDFLPVFTPLFRRQVREARELRKTQLECLVPLIKNRRAFVDAKESANEEMVSPIGAAYVDSLFSLKAVERCGELRDEEIVTLCSEIVSAGTDTSATTLEWALLHLVTDQNIQEKLYEEVVGVVGENGVVEEDDVAKMPYLEAIVKETLRRHPPGHFLLSHAAVKDTELGGYDIPAGAYVEFYTAWVTENPEIWSDPGKFRPERFLAGGDGVNADWTGTRGVTMLPFGAGRRICPAWSLGILHINLMLARMVHSFKWIPLPDSPPDPTETYAFTVVMKNSLKARIQSRT